In Naumovozyma castellii chromosome 1, complete genome, one DNA window encodes the following:
- the UBR1 gene encoding E3 ubiquitin-protein ligase UBR1 (ancestral locus Anc_5.190), translating into MSDVSDNTKDLNSILQSLHDIPYLKSSRNPTERAKMDHALKKLIFSLLYYSITNKGQNLSNLFHFRLDEGLTIDDLKFPASLDEIMDMENYSKGDEFYKFKIATATASADADSASSPESESKILKRFNHMGRNCGKKFKLGEPLYRCKECGFDDTCVLCIHCFNPKDHENHHVYTDICTDFTSGICDCGDQEAWHAQLHCKAELASASVDTADDMEEDLEAIFDTNNKIIRSLMVSTLSTVFDYFIDMFNQNIEPLPVFTKEITLKLRELTQQGKIDERSQLLKDLAYSNKFLNNQEIPVEERDYTVMIYNDEYHNYSQATMALRQGVPDNVHTDLLTSKIDSEGRAMLKCSNDLTNLIEGFFAVQTNGLSATLTTWSEYIHQEACKYIIIWLSHCLSLPNAKFQTLFRDVLGEVLCQPRTEPTIDSNSRDMISVVETHFKKNLPDNNPYKFIDVSIFAPNLQIPLGHHSLLNPTEDNLNHISNLSNAIVKPTTRTYSNTRLQHLLYMDNRYWKRLRKDLQNVIIPTLASSIIYKPIFCQQVVEIFNHITRSITYMDREPQLTALRECVVQLFTCPTNAKWIFQNGTHFIDIVWSVIDVFMEFCKIENGTLIWQRVQVSNLTKSYTISFKQGLYTVETLLSKISDPNILLRRMEFITVMTLCKIFNGAWKIKRKEGEHVIHEDQHFIPYLEYTTSIYGIIQTLEKLLENNKTMINKELLGNSIHLLNTLLSHKSLVYKLVYDSHEIVKFTVSNERVSYMNPIHTLFSFLIEKISLEDARRIVSKECDDFLKISDFSLRSVVLCSQIYVGFWVRNGASVLHQASYYKNNPELNSYSRDIHLNQLALLWEKDDTPRVIYNMLDRWELLDWFNGDAEYNKTVYQDKVSLIFQQFIAFTYQLLTERQFFKSFASSEERILSQIKNAIIYSLYSKPLSYSKLLRSVPDYLTEDSTLFDSALSEVSIFVEPKGLADNGIFKLKESLFSKIDPLKLSNLGNEFESSSAIIKAHIAKQKKTTDLPSIILQPQITPVKHLDKDTQNLGNFTRSSVFTKVIYKLLQACLDNEDGTFLNELLHLIHGIFKDDELINGKNSLPETYISKPICALLLSIANSKSEAFSEHILKKADYLLQEMILKKPEEIFESLVNSFGQDLVDEYKAKKLNQGVNLEENEKERKRRLAKKRQAKLMAKFNSQQNKFMKENEEEFEKEQSAETDSLNSDKVLNYEDFTCSLCQDDTSEDFFIIPTYHEHSPIFRQGDIYNVDEYGRPWNGFTNDDQNLTYINDTDLENLKTDGFRGSRKVFVSCNHHIHYNCFKRYIQKKGFLSTGFICPLCQTFSNSIVPVWCIPKIDPQPYLDNLLKEEISVDSFIHILREFSSDEFHSVYDFFEDVFTDYQSFDKRVRKIDGFTVADTALVLINHWTNTISMLEISSRLDVSPNESFLKNREQKYKTLKNVLICMVLLASSIGKPNVTLSPYVNQKSVIWNQNQVFQYITKECLFSTAKRSIRDIITETLIRYCNQILTDFISQAGSSSQIKENYEKVRASGEIYDINIEMLETLKSVQNNDMVNENEEATMFYNLAYTCLLSNILPTLRRCLILIKVFHELLNESGEAPFIIEGIDIENDLVGYSTPEYIDTLISLLTYHRSLKELLTIGTKALEAMGSDREIDPYLQNIPYEYCGIVKMVDLAKYLNTYITNTRDIKLREEQPTKNGSNRLDFRICLTCGVKIHLRADHHEMSRHLAKNCFKSFGAFLIPNTSEVCLYLGHPPSTVFISAPYLNSHGEVGRNAMKRGDLTTLNIKRYEYLNKLWINNEIPGYISRVMGDEFRVSILSNGFVFALNRNARPRRVPAPDEDEEDEDDFNDDEGDEFYVDEDDADFDPDNDNPNQPPNLRLFGEDGNAMGGFLEMFENFRDALEGGATTEQAIPPQFQFFGPRFDNFNFTNQEGTQEDEEEGNETTNENDQDHSGQDNNESDGEESHGSW; encoded by the coding sequence TCTGAGTCtaagatattgaaaagattcaaTCATATGGGGAGAAACTGtggtaagaaatttaaGTTGGGAGAACCCCTTTATAGATGTAAAGAATGTGGGTTTGATGACACATGTGTCCTTTGCATCCATTGTTTTAATCCTAAAGATCATGAAAATCATCATGTTTATACCGATATTTGTACTGATTTTACAAGTGGGATTTGTGACTGTGGAGATCAAGAAGCTTGGCATGCACAACTGCATTGTAAGGCTGAATTAGCATCTGCTTCTGTGGACACCGCTGACGATATGGAGGAAGACTTAGAAGCCATCTTTGataccaataataaaattatacGATCATTGATGGTATCTACACTATCTACAGTCtttgattattttattgaCATGTTTaaccaaaatattgaacCCCTACCCGTATTTACTAAAGAAATCACATTAAAATTAAGGGAATTGACACAGCAGGGCAAAATAGATGAGAGATCGCAATTACTAAAGGATTTAGCTTACTCTAATAAGTTCTTAAACAATCAAGAGATTCCGGTGGAGGAAAGAGATTATACCGTGATGATTTATAATGATGAGTATCATAATTATTCCCAAGCGACAATGGCTTTAAGACAGGGGGTCCCAGATAATGTTCACACGGATCTTTTAACCTCAAAGATAGATAGTGAAGGTAGAGCAATGTTAAAATGTTCAAATGATTTGACAAATTTGATTGAAGGATTCTTTGCCGTACAAACTAACGGATTAAGTGCCACACTGACAACTTGGTctgaatatattcatcaGGAAGCTtgtaaatatattattatttggttgTCTCATTGTCTCTCGTTACCAAACgcaaaatttcaaactttaTTTAGAGACGTTCTAGGTGAAGTGCTTTGTCAACCCAGGACAGAACCAACAATTGACAGCAATAGTAGAGATATGATATCTGTTGTAGAAAcacatttcaaaaaaaatttgccTGATAATAATCCatataaatttattgatgtttccatttttgCCCCGAACCTACAGATCCCCTTGGGTCATCATAGTCTATTAAACCCAACCGAGGACAATTTAAACCATATTTCAAACTTGTCAAATGCCATTGTGAaaccaacaacaagaacatATTCGAATACCAGATTACAGCATTTGCTATATATGGATAATCgatattggaaaagattaagAAAGGATTTACAGAATGTTATAATACCAACGTTGGCTTCAAGTATCATTTATAAACCAATATTTTGTCAGCAGGTTGTGGAAATATTCAATCATATCACAAGATCGATTACATACATGGATAGAGAGCCCCAACTTACCGCTTTGAGAGAATGTGTTGTTCAATTGTTTACCTGCCCTACAAATGCCAAATggatatttcaaaatggtACACATTTCATTGATATTGTTTGGTCTGTGATCGATGTTTTCATGgaattttgtaaaattgaaaatgggACCCTAATTTGGCAGAGAGTTCAAGTGAGTAATTTGACAAAGAGTTATACGATCTCCTTTAAACAAGGTCTGTACACAGTAGAGACTCTATTGAGCAAGATAAGCgatccaaatattttattaaggCGCATGGAATTCATCACAGTGATGACACTctgtaaaatatttaatggtgcttggaaaataaagaggaaagaGGGTGAGCATGTTATTCATGAAGATCAGCATTTTATTCCATACCTAGAATATACCACATCCATCTATGGAATCATACAGACtttagaaaaattattggaaaataataaaacgATGATTAACAAAGAGCTTTTAGGTAATTCTATCCATTTGTTAAACACTTTGTTAAGTCATAAATCGTTGGTCTATAAGTTAGTGTATGATTCTCATGAAATTGTTAAATTTACAGTGAGTAACGAAAGAGTGTCCTACATGAATCCTATACatacattattttcatttctcattgagaaaatttcattggAGGATGCTCGTAGAATTGTATCTAAAGAATGTgatgatttcttgaaaatatcagatttttctttaagatCGGTTGTACTCTGCTCTCAAATTTATGTTGGATTTTGGGTTAGAAATGGTGCATCGGTTCTCCACCAAGCGTCATATTATAAGAACAACCCAGAATTGAACTCCTACTCTAGAGACATACATTTGAACCAATTGGCGTTACTTTGGGAAAAAGATGACACCCCCAGAGTTATTTATAACATGTTGGATAGATGGGAATTGTTAGATTGGTTCAATGGTGATGCAGAATATAACAAAACAGTATATCAGGATAAGGTTTCCCTAATTTTCCAACAGTTCATTGCATTTACTTATCAACTATTGACTGAAAGACAgttcttcaaaagttttGCTTCCTCTGAGGAAAGAATTTTATCTCAAATAAAGAATGCAATTATTTATTCCCTTTATTCAAAGCCACTCTCATATTCAAAACTTTTAAGATCTGTTCCAGACTATTTGACGGAGGACTCTACTTTATTTGACTCAGCACTAAGTGAGGTTTCTATCTTCGTTGAACCTAAAGGTTTAGCAGATAACggtatcttcaaattgaaagaatcGTTATTCTCTAAGATTGATCCTCTTAAGTTATCAAACTTAGGTAACGAATTTGAATCAAGTTCAGCAATTATTAAGGCACATATTGCAAAACAGAAAAAGACTACTGATTTACCATCCATTATACTTCAACCCCAAATCACCCCAGTAAAGCATTTAGATAAAGATACTCAAAATTTGGGCAACTTCACTAGATCATCTGTATTTACCAAAGTCATCTATAAGCTACTTCAAGCTTGTttagataatgaagatgggACATTCTTAAACGAACTATTGCATTTAATACATGgtatcttcaaagatgatgaacttATCAATGGGAAAAACTCATTACCTGAAACTTATATTTCAAAACCTATTTGCGCTTTGTTATTAAGTATTGCAAATAGTAAGAGTGAGGCGTTCTCTGAGCATATCCTTAAGAAAGCTGATTATTTACTACAGGAGATGATCTTAAAGAAACCTGaggaaatatttgaatcgTTAGTAAATAGTTTTGGTCAAGATTTAGTTGATGAGTACAAAgcaaagaaattaaatcaagGTGTAAAccttgaagaaaatgagaaagaaagaaaaagaagattaGCGAAGAAGCGTCAAGCTAAGTTAATGGCCAAATTCAACAGTCAACAGAACAAGTTCatgaaggaaaatgaagaagaattcgAAAAGGAACAGAGTGCCGAAACTGATTCCTTAAACAGTGACAAGGTTTTGAATTATGAAGACTTCACGTGTTCCTTATGTCAAGATGATACTTCAGAagatttctttattatacCAACCTACCATGAACATTCACCGATATTTAGACAAGGTGATATTTATAATGTTGATGAGTATGGTCGTCCATGGAATGGATTTACCAATGATGATCAAAATTTAACTTATATCAATGATACAGATTTAGAGAACTTGAAGACGGATGGATTCCGAGGCTCAAGAAAGGTTTTTGTTTCCTGTAATCATCATATTCACTATAACTGTTTCAAGAGATATATTCAGAAGAAAGGATTTCTTTCCACTGGATTTATTTGTCCCCTTTGTCAAACTTTCTCCAATTCTATTGTACCTGTGTGGTGTATACCCAAGATAGATCCACAACCATATCTTGATAATTTACTGAAAGAGGAAATATCCGTtgattcattcattcatatTCTAAGGGAGTTTAGTTCTGATGAATTCCACAGTGTCTACGATTTTTTCGAGGATGTGTTTACTGACTATCAATCATTTGACAAAAGAGTACGTAAGATCGATGGATTCACTGTCGCCGATACGGCATTGGtcttaataaatcattGGACGAATACGATATCAATGCTAGAGATTTCTTCCAGATTGGATGTTTCTCCGAATGAatcatttttgaaaaacagagaacaaaaatataaaactttgaaaaacGTTTTGATCTGTATGGTTTTGTTAGCCTCTAGTATAGGTAAACCAAACGTTACTCTTTCTCCATATGTCAATCAGAAATCCGTCATTTGGAATCAAAATCAAGTGTTCCAATATATTACTAAAGAATGTCTCTTTAGTACAGCAAAGCGTTCCATTCGTGATATTATCACAGAGACTTTGATTAGATACTGTAATCAAATCTTAACTGATTTTATCTCACAAGCTGGCTCATCTTCCCAAATCAAGGAAAATTATGAAAAGGTGAGGGCATCGGGAGAGATATATGACattaatattgaaatgCTGGAAACTTTAAAGAGTGTTCAAAATAACGATATGGTTAATGAGAACGAAGAAGCCACAATGTTCTATAACCTAGCATACACGTGTCTATTGAGTAATATTCTGCCTACTCTAAGAAGATGcttaattttaattaaagtattccatgaattattaaatgaatctGGCGAAGCTCCTTTTATAATCGAAGGGATCGATATTGAAAACGACCTTGTTGGATATTCCACTCCAGAGTACATTGACACTTTAATATCTTTGCTAACATACCATAGATCCCTTAAAGAGTTATTAACAATTGGTACTAAGGCTTTAGAAGCTATGGGGTCTGATAGGGAGATTGATCCTTACTTACAAAATATCCCGTATGAGTATTGTGGTATTGTTAAAATGGTTGATTTAGCCAAATATTTGAACACGTATATTACCAATACAAGGGATATCAAATTAAGGGAAGAACAACCTACTAAAAACGGTAGCAACAGATTAGACTTTAGAATCTGTTTAACATGTGGTGTGAAAATCCATTTAAGGGCAGATCATCATGAAATGTCGAGACATTTAGCGAAGAATTGTTTTAAGTCGTTTGGTGCGTTCTTAATACCAAACACTTCTGAAGTTTGTTTATATCTAGGTCATCCTCCATCGACTGTCTTTATTTCGGCGCCTTATTTAAATTCACATGGTGAAGTTGGTAGAAATGCCATGAAACGTGGTGATTTAACTACGTTGAATATCAAGAGatatgaatatttgaacaaattatggattaataatgaaattccaGGTTACATTAGTAGAGTTATGGGTGATGAATTTAGAGTGAGTATTCTATCTAATGGATTTGTGTTTGCATTGAATAGAAACGCTAGACCAAGAAGAGTTCCTGCACCAGACGAAGATGAGGAGGATGAAGACGATTTCAACGATGACGAAGGAGATGAGTTTTACgtagatgaagatgatgcAGACTTTGATCCTGACAATGATAACCCTAATCAGCCACCGAATCTTCGATTATTTGGAGAAGATGGTAACGCTATGGGAGGATTCTTAGAAATGTTTGAGAATTTCAGAGATGCACTTGAAGGAGGTGCTACTACGGAACAAGCAATTCCTCCACAATTCCAGTTCTTTGGTCCTCGatttgataatttcaattttacaAATCAAGAAGGAACccaagaagatgaagaggaggGAAATGAAACTACTAATGAGAATGATCAAGACCACAGTGGTCAAGATAACAATGAGAGTGACGGTGAGGAATCACACGGGTCCTGGTAA
- the QCR9 gene encoding ubiquinol--cytochrome-c reductase subunit 9 (ancestral locus Anc_5.189): MKSFSTIYRTFFKRNSVFVGTIFAGAFVFQVLFDSSVTSWYENHNKGKLWKDVKAQIAAAGEEDED; this comes from the coding sequence ATGAAGTCATTTTCTACTATCTATAGAACATTCTTTAAAAGAAATTCAGTATTCGTTGGTACTATCTTTGCCGGTGCATTTGTTTTCCAAGTATTATTTGATAGTTCTGTAACATCCTGGTATGAGAATCATAATAAGGGTAAACTATGGAAAGATGTGAAGGCTCAAATAGCGGCTGctggtgaagaagatgaagactAA
- the TIM13 gene encoding protein translocase subunit TIM13 (ancestral locus Anc_5.188) produces MGLFSRSSSQDQNTTAPSTRSGLSNASPAETLKTQIAQELAVANATELVSKLTENCFEKCLTAPYSTNNEACVDQCLTKYMKSWNAVSKAYVARIQEASTSGEI; encoded by the coding sequence atGGGTTTATTCAGTCGTTCTTCCTCTCAGGATCAAAATACCACCGCTCCTAGTACGAGATCAGGCCTCTCTAACGCTTCTCCAGCTGAAACATTAAAAACTCAAATAGCACAAGAATTAGCAGTGGCAAATGCCACTGAATTGGTCAGTAAGTTGACGGAGAATtgctttgaaaaatgtttgACTGCTCCTTATTCGACAAACAATGAAGCTTGCGTGGATCAATGTTTAACGAAATATATGAAGAGTTGGAATGCTGTTTCTAAGGCATACGTTGCAAGAATACAAGAAGCTTCCACATCTGGCGAAATTTGA
- the RNR4 gene encoding ribonucleotide-diphosphate reductase subunit RNR4 (ancestral locus Anc_5.179), giving the protein MSMEAHNEFLKPFEARRLAMKESEKDEILLIENAHRFVMFPIKYHEIWAAYKKVEAAFWTAEEIELEKDVQDFQKLTDDQKQFLARLLALLTVSEDVINKHIIEKFSAQLQNPEGKSFYGFQIMMENIYDEVYSMMVDTFFNGPEKVPFFKEVPSLPEQKEKVDYINRWIKNQDSLYAERLVALAAKEGIFFSGVYAALGWLGQTGFPGLTTANKSICRDKGAYSDFNCLLFAHLKQKPDAKIIEKIILEAVEIEKNVLKNVLKVDKFGVDAALINQYVEFTADGLLSSFGNQKVFNVNNPFDFMEGATAIGKSNFFEKKVSDFTQSAENTKKAADNNINFNESF; this is encoded by the coding sequence atgtCCATGGAAGCTCACAACGAATTCTTAAAGCCCTTCGAAGCCCGCCGTCTAGCCATGAAGGAATCCGAAAAGGATGAAATTCTATTGATCGAAAACGCTCACAGATTCGTCATGTTCCCAATCAAGTATCATGAAATTTGGGCCGCCTACAAGAAGGTGGAAGCTGCCTTCTGGACCGCTGAAGAAATCGAATTGGAAAAGGATGTTCaagatttccaaaaattgaCCGACGATCAAAAGCAATTCCTAGCAAGATTATTGGCATTATTGACCGTCTCTGAAGATGTCATTAATAAGcatatcattgaaaaattctcCGCTCAATTGCAAAACCCTGAAGGTAAGAGTTTCTACGGGTTCCAAATCATGATGGAAAACATTTACGATGAAGTTTACTCCATGATGGTCGATACCTTCTTTAATGGTCCTGAAAAGGTCCCATTCTTCAAGGAAGTACCATCTTTACCTgaacaaaaggaaaaagtAGATTACATTAACAGATGGATTAAGAATCAAGATTCTTTGTACGCTGAAAGATTGGTCGCTTTGGCCGCTAAGGAAGGTATCTTCTTCTCTGGTGTTTACGCCGCTTTGGGTTGGTTAGGTCAAACTGGGTTCCCAGGTTTAACTACAGCAAACAAATCCATTTGTAGAGATAAGGGTGCTTACTCAGATTTCAACTGTTTGTTATTTGCTCATTTGAAGCAAAAACCAGATGCtaagattattgaaaaaattatctTGGAAGCTgtggaaattgaaaagaatgtcTTAAAGAACGTTTTGAAAGTGGACAAGTTTGGTGTCGATGCTGCTTTGATTAACCAATACGTCGAATTCACCGCCGATGGTCTATTATCTTCCTTTGGTAACCAAAAGGTATTCAACGTTAACAACCCATTCGATTTCATGGAAGGTGCTACCGCTATCGGTAAGTCtaacttctttgaaaagaagGTTTCAGATTTCACTCAATCTGCTGAAAACACTAAGAAGGCCGCTGATAACAACATCAACTTTAACGAATCCTTCTAA
- the OKP1 gene encoding Okp1p (ancestral locus Anc_5.181), with translation MSKEKFLDALVDDSLDDDWLTKQTGPAAVAAAAAAFSNKPRRKNNNKTAPAPLPKKTLFYEDSSDAHIAQPIREKQPSVMDSPGPKPHPPIKVNTNRILDELDKFSSSLSPSSIAPVVTDDESAIEEIPRGSPEKVKPSERILDSSRPYETISPSHSKQVRFQRNFNWNVDVDDTELRPWEFRRLIRRNFISKLPETAKVVPWKKPSKGLVHALMQLLEIDSKVALEDVFVKYDDEIKNVTFNKRKEIKKIHALKEKLMHDILTKIRSRLKLSAIPTKLNGHDIDSEYIFAKRKFIQGKYSQEKDKNKKLRDELKSKREELEQLKMETLAAQEPQPNNNDHDLLDKLQETLHPTLQRIPPRTSQFQRDVIDYNLIFES, from the coding sequence ATGTCAAAGGAGAAGTTCCTCGACGCCCTAGTGGACGACTCACTAGATGACGATTGGTTAACGAAACAAACGGGTCCCGCGGCAGTGGCAGCTGCAGCTGCAGCATTCTCCAACAaaccaagaagaaagaacaacaacaaaacgGCACCTGCACCATTGCCAAAGAAGACACTGTTCTACGAGGACAGTTCAGATGCACATATTGCACAGCCCATCAGGGAGAAGCAACCCTCGGTAATGGATTCACCTGGTCCCAAACCGCACCCTCCCATCAAGGTAAACACTAACAGAATTTTAGACGAATTGGATAAATTCTCATCCTCTCTTTCCCCCTCATCTATTGCACCCGTAGTGACGGATGATGAATCCgccattgaagaaataccAAGAGGATCACCTGAGAAAGTGAAACCATCGGAAAGAATACTGGATTCATCGCGCCCCTATGAGACCATATCACCTTCACATTCAAAACAGGTCCGtttccaaagaaattttaattgGAATGTGGATGTCGATGATACGGAATTGAGACCTTGGGAATTTAGAAGATTgattagaagaaatttcatatcGAAATTACCTGAGACGGCTAAAGTCGTGCCCTGGAAGAAACCTTCCAAGGGATTGGTGCATGCTTTGATGcaattattggaaattgattcaaaagTCGCTTTGGAAGATGTGTTTGTtaaatatgatgatgagatTAAAAACGTTACTTTCAATAAGAggaaagaaattaaaaagaTTCATgcattgaaagaaaaattaatgcATGATATATTGACCAAAATAAGAAGTAGATTGAAATTGTCTGCCATACCAACAAAATTAAATGGTCATGACATAGATAGTGAATATATCTTTGCCAAGAGGAAATTCATACAGGGGAAATATTCACAGGAGAAGGACAAGAATAAGAAGTTGagagatgaattgaaaagcAAAAGAGAAGAGTTAGAACAACTGAAAATGGAAACCCTTGCTGCTCAAGAACCACAACCCAATAATAACGATCATGACTTATTAGACAAACTCCAGGAGACATTACATCCAACCCTTCAGCGCATACCCCCCAGAACATCACAATTCCAACGAGATGTCATTGACTACAATCTAATATTCGAATCCTAG